The Euwallacea similis isolate ESF13 chromosome 35, ESF131.1, whole genome shotgun sequence genome has a segment encoding these proteins:
- the mRpS18B gene encoding small ribosomal subunit protein mS40, whose product MFSRALTLKNVLPNVFRRRPLSVTSIYSHGDTKASHVETREITKDRTEVIPVETSIRYLKSAAFKQTYGDEPVWVPYRRNHKGALPPKKTRKTCIRGGQISTGSPCPICRDEYLVLHEENVELLKHFISPQTGGILWYDKTGLCRKRQEQLEICIRRAYDKGLLTYDVPFRKYDYSQYYPKKQ is encoded by the coding sequence ATGTTCTCCAGagcattaacattaaaaaacgtTCTCCCAAATGTGTTTCGCAGAAGACCTTTAAGTGTCACCTCTATTTATTCACACGGAGATACCAAAGCATCTCACGTAGAGACTCGTGAAATCACTAAAGATCGCACCGAAGTAATCCCGGTAGAAACCAGCATTCGCTACTTAAAAAGCGCTGCATTCAAACAAACATACGGAGACGAGCCCGTTTGGGTCCCATATAGGAGGAATCATAAAGGGGCCTTGCCTCCGAAAAAGACTCGCAAAACCTGCATAAGAGGAGGTCAAATTTCAACTGGTAGTCCTTGCCCCATTTGCCGTGATGAGTACCTTGTTTTACATGAAGAGAATGTTGAGTTACTTAAACATTTCATTTCACCACAAACTGGAGGAATATTATGGTATGACAAAACAGGGCTCTGCAGGAAACGTCAGGAGCaattggaaatttgcattAGAAGAGCTTACGATAAGGGATTGTTAACCTACGACGTTCCTTTCCGCAAGTACGATTATTCCCAATATTATCCAAAGAAGCAATAA
- the neb gene encoding kinesin-like protein KIF14 — translation MSTSPAKSFTPRKRVLSTPSSLFSTPKTPRSQQPSAGTPECFSRVVLETPKTQSKSTKERIDEESNLTVAVRIRPMNALELAVVGSEDMVRVKEKQIIVCPPKHINQYTAIDHTFNYDHVFWSVDETHPLCAKQEDVFMTIGVPLLNSAFKGFNACLFAYGQTGSGKSYSMMGKNMCDISDIDSEVFSGVTPRFCRELFKRALELKNEYVISIEVSYFEIYNEKIHDLLAAPVQNSVRVPLKVREHPILGPYIVDLTTHTVNSYAELRSFLIMGNKNRAVASTSMNEFSSRSHSIFSIEIGQSKSLNDTDNSRRSKVSLVDLAGSERLGGTFNGEERMKQGVSINKSLLTLGKCISALAERRKNQFIPYRDSVLTWLLRESLGGNSLTCMLATISPASTHLEETLSTLRYACQARTIINRARINESPHDRLIRELRLEVERLRALRMDYERRSSYGCSSLSLNGSNNASEVEEIKAKLSETESKLFEAQEVWEQRFMESRQSQLKELAEAEKYRAELESKVRVLKTVNEDVNLSPFRSNFLEELEGVLTKSGKNEDSIDKLKQWCNDNGLVCTFNLNKLKIVDHVKGKHALVSLDSLSVNGYENIRDFLSDLHWLENNNSVKGPLRAEMVSTMNQIYRLLGNLEPVENDNNLCLLYAKVNKALQKFETALLNSVKQPKAVTFNLDT, via the exons ATGTCCACTTCACCCGCAAAAAGTTTTACTCCAAGAAAACGCGTTTTGTCCACTCCTTCCAGTCTATTCTCAACCCCCAAAACTCCAAGGTCCCAACAACCTTCTGCGGGTACCCCTGAGTGTTTCTCCCGAGTTGTTCTAGAAACCCCTAAAACTCAGTCAAAGAGTACCAAAGAGAGAATTGATGAAGAATCCAACTTAACAGTTGCAGTGAGAATTCGCCCTATGAATGCTTTGGAACTCGCAGTTGTGGGCTCTGAGGATATGGTTCGTGTTAAAGAGAAGCAAATTATAGTTTGTCCTCCCAAACATATTAATCAATATACAGCTATAGATCATACATTCAATTATGATCATGTGTTTTGGTCTGTAGATGAAACTCACCCATTGTGTGCCAAACAGGAGGATGTCTTTATGACTATTGGAGTCCCATTGTTGAACAGTGCCTTCAAAGGGTTTAATGCATGTCTGTTTGCTTATGGACAAACTGGTTCTGGCAAAAGCTATAGTATgatgggaaaaaatatgtgtGATATAAGTGATATTGATTCAGAAGTTTTTTCTGGGGTGACTCCAAGATTTTGTAGAGAGCTTTTTAAAAGAGCTTTGgaacttaaaaatgaatatgttATCAGTATTGAAGTGAGCTACTTTGAAATATACAATGAGAAAATACATGACTTGCTAGCAGCCCCTGTTCAAAATTCCGTTAGAGTTCCTCTTAAAGTTAGGGAGCACCCAATCTTAGGACCCTACATTGTAGATCTAACAACACATACTGTAAATTCCTATGCAGAACTTCGCAGTTTCCTCATTATGGGTAATAAAAATAGAGCTGTCGCCAGTACTTCAATGAATGAGTTTTCATCCAGATCACACAGcatattttcaatagaaataGGCCAGAGTAAAAGTTTGAATGATACTGACAATAGTCGAAGGAGTAAAGTTAGCTTAGTAGATTTGGCAGGAAGTGAGAGATTAGGGGGTACTTTTAATGGGGAGGAAAGGATGAAACAAGGGGTTTCCATTAACAAGTCATTGCTTACCTTGGGCAAATGCATTAGTGCATTAGCTGAAAGGAGGAAAAATCAGTTTATTCCCTATAGGGATTCAGTGTTAACTTGGCTATTGAGG gaaagCTTGGGAGGTAATTCTCTAACCTGCATGCTAGCCACAATATCCCCAGCAAGCACACATTTAGAAGAAACCCTGTCCACTTTAAGATATGCCTGCCAAGCAAGAACTATAATAAACAGAGCAAGGATAAATGAAAGCCCCCATGATCGTCTTATACGGGAACTTCGATTAGAAGTGGAAAGGCTGAGAGCCTTGCGAATGGATTATGAAAGACGAAGCTCTTATGGCTGTTCTTCTCTTAGTTTGAATGGCAGTAATAATGCTTCAGAAGTCGAAGAAATTAAAGCCAAACTCTCCGAAACAGAAAGTAAATTGTTTGAAGCTCAAGAAGTTTGGGAGCAACGATTCATGGAAAGTAGGCAGAGTCAGTTAAAGGAGCTTGCTGAAGCTGAAAAATACAGGGCAGAATTGGAGTCAAAAGTTAGGGTTTTGAAGACTGTTAATGAAGATGTCAATTTGTCCCCATTTAGGAGCAATTTTCTAGAAGAACTTGAGGGAGTGCTGACAAAATCAGGAAAAAATGAAGACTCTATTGACAAGTTAAAGCAATGGTGCAATGACAATGGACTTGTATGTacttttaacttaaataagttaaaaatcgTGGATCATGTTAAAGGAAAACATGCTTTAGTATCATTGGACAGTTTAAGTGTTAATGGTTATGAGAATATTAGGGATTTTTTAAGTGACTTGCATTGGCTGGAAAATAATAACTCAGTGAAAGGGCCTTTAAGGGCTGAGATGGTTTCAACAATGAACCAAATTTATCGGCTTTTAGGGAACCTTGAACCAGTGGAAAATGATAATAATCTATGTCTGTTGTATGCCAAAGTCAATAAGGCATTGCAAAAGTTTGAAACCGCTCTACTGAATAGTGTTAAACAACCAAAGGCTGTAACCTTTAATTTAGacacttaa
- the Pyroxd1 gene encoding pyridine nucleotide-disulfide oxidoreductase domain-containing protein 1 has translation MNAVFVIVGGGIAGVSCAETLAYLQPDKSIILLSESTLIKTVTNLHAITKTIVSFDIEEASSSSLSDKHKNVTVVRDTMTEVKDDQYFITTKSGLNIKYSYLCLCMGAEPKLIPQSLELPDYIIGIRDTDSAESFIGKLKNCSKILVVGNGGIASEIVYKIINTEVAWVVRDNHISATFVDPGAAEFFQDMLKKDGVLTEITSKRMRYQEEDTLKSGAALGPDWYMNLLMSGCAKKNVCVHYKCEVASVSLMQEQNHPLEVSLTNGQKIFCDLIVSATGVSPRTNFQTAKKLDIALDEGIKVDQYMKTNLDKIYAAGDICSANWDLAKHWFQMKLWTQARQMGCYAAKCMSGDLNKEQILQDFCFEIFTHSTKLFGYKVILLGLYNGQKLDNKYEVLLRTTKGMEYIKFIIQDHKLQGAVLIGETDLEEMCENLVLNQINLEPYGDDILNPDIDIEDYFD, from the coding sequence ATGAATGCGGTTTTTGTGATAGTTGGTGGAGGGATTGCAGGGGTTTCTTGTGCTGAAACTCTCGCCTATCTTCAGCCTGACAAATCCATTATTCTGTTGAGTGAATctactttaataaaaacagttaCAAATTTACATGCCATCACAAAAACAATAGTTTCCTTTGATATAGAAGAAGCTTCTAGTAGTAGCCTTAGTGATAAGCATAAGAATGTCACTGTGGTGCGTGATACCATGACTGAAGTGAAAGATGAccaatattttataacaacaaaaagcggcttaaacataaaatatagtTACTTGTGTCTTTGTATGGGTGCAGAACCTAAACTCATTCCCCAATCATTAGAACTCCCAGATTACATCATTGGCATCAGAGATACAGATTCTGCAGAGTCATTCATAGgtaaactgaaaaattgcaGCAAAATATTGGTAGTTGGTAATGGAGGAATTGCTTCAGAAAttgtgtataaaataataaacactGAAGTTGCATGGGTTGTTAGGGATAATCATATATCTGCAACCTTCGTGGACCCTGGAGCTGCAGAATTCTTTCAAGATATGCTGAAAAAAGATGGAGTCCTAACTGAGATTACCAGCAAGAGAATGCGGTATCAGGAAGAAGATACCCTCAAATCAGGGGCTGCTCTTGGGCCAGATTGGTACATGAATTTACTAATGTCTGGCTgtgctaaaaaaaatgtttgtgtaCATTATAAATGTGAAGTTGCTTCAGTTTCACTAATGCAAGAGCAAAATCATCCTTTAGAAGTTTCACTAACCAAtggtcaaaaaattttttgtgatttaataGTATCTGCAACAGGGGTTAGTCCAAGAACAAACTTCCAAACTGCAAAGAAACTTGATATTGCCTTAGATGAAGGGATTAAAGTGGACCAGTACATGAAAACTAATCTGGACAAGATTTATGCTGCTGGAGATATCTGTAGTGCTAACTGGGATTTAGCTAAACATTGGTTTCAAATGAAACTGTGGACTCAGGCCAGACAAATGGGCTGCTATGCAGCCAAATGCATGTCAGGGGATTTAAATAAAGAGCAAATCTTACAAGATTTCTGCTTTGAGATCTTCACACATTCAACTAAATTGTTTGGGTACAAGGTCATTTTGTTGGGACTTTACAATGGACAAAAGCTAGACAATAAATATGAGGTGCTATTGAGAACCACAAAAGGAATGGAGtatataaaattcattattcaAGATCACAAGCTGCAGGGTGCTGTTCTGATTGGGGAAACAGATTTGGAAGAAATGTGTGAGAATCTTGTATtgaatcaaattaatttagagCCATATGGAGATGATATTTTGAACCCTGATATTGATATagaggactattttgattag
- the shv gene encoding dnaJ homolog shv produces the protein MNLTWHFIFLFHILLVGVVFAGRDFYNILGVSKSASLHDIKKAYRRLAKELHPDKNQDDPEASQKFQDLGAAYEVLSDEEKRKKYDRCGEDCLQKDGMMDGGMDPFASFFGDFGFHFGGSDQRNEAPRGADLVMDIFVTLEDLYTGNFIEITRNKPVMKPTHGTRQCNCRQEMITKSLGPGRFQMMQQTVCDECPNVKLVNEERTLEMEVEPGMIDGQETKFTAEGEPHLDGEPGNLVLKIKTQPHPIFERRGDDLYTNITITLQDALVGFTIELQHLDGHMVSVTRDKITWPGARIRKKGEGMPNYENNNLHGTLFITFDVEFPKQELSTEEKDSIKKILNQSSNNRVYNGLNGH, from the exons ATGAACTTAACGTGGCACTTTATATTCCTGTTTCATATCTTGCTTGTAGGGGTTGTTTTTGCTGGAAGGGACTTCTACAACATCTTAGGAGTCTCAAAGTCTGCTAGTTTACATGATATTAAAAAAGCTTATCGGCGACTGGCCAAGGAATTGCACCCTGATAAAAATCAAGATGACCCTGAAGCGTCTCAGAAATTCCAGGACCTTGGGGCAGCCTATGAAGTGCTCTCTGACgaagaaaaacgtaaaaagtATGACCGTTGCGGGGAAGACTGCTTACAGAAAGATGGGATGATGGATGGAGGCATGGATCCTTTTGCCAGCTTTTTTGGGGACTTTGGTTTCCACTTCGGAGGTTCGGATCAGAGAAATGAAGCACCTCGAGGGGCGGATCTTGTCATGGACATTTTTGTTACACTGGAGGATTTGTATACTGggaatttcattgaaataacTAGAAATAAGCCTGTAATGAAGCCAACCCATGGAACAAGGCAGTGCAACTGCAGACAAGAAATGATTACAAAGAGCTTAGGACCTGGACGGTTCCAAATGATGCAGCAAACTGTATGTGATGAATGTCCAAATGTTAAGCTTGTGAATGAGGAACGAACTTTGGAAATGGAGGTGGAGCCTG GCATGATTGATGGCCAAGAAACTAAATTTACCGCTGAGGGAGAACCTCATCTTGATGGAGAACCTGGCAACCTTGTGTTAAAAATCAAGACACAACCTCATCCAATATTTGAAAGGAGAGGTGATGACCTCTATACTAACATTACAATTACCCTTCAa GATGCATTGGTGGGATTCACCATTGAGTTACAACATCTTGATGGTCACATGGTCTCAGTAACCAGAGATAAGATTACTTGGCCTGGTGCCAGGATCAGGAAGAAAGGGGAAGGGATGCCCAATTACGAAAACAATAACCTCCATGGCACTCTTTTTATTACCTTTGATGTGGAGTTTCCTAAGCAGGAGCTTAGCACAGAGGAAAAAGACT ccATAAAGAAAATCCTAAATCAAAGTTCCAATAATCGAGTGTACAATGGGCTTAATGGACACTGA
- the RpL35 gene encoding large ribosomal subunit protein uL29: MTNLALYNKNGKVKCSELRNKDKKELTKQLEDLKKELTSLRVAKVTGGAPSKLSKIRVVRKAIARVYIVMHQKQKENLRKLYKNKKYKPLDLRPKKTRAIRRALSSHESKIKTPKEIRKLSAFPPRKFALKA; encoded by the exons atgaccaACCTAGCACTTTACAACAAAAAT ggTAAGGTAAAGTGTTCGGAATTGCGaaacaaagacaaaaaagaGCTGACCAAGCAGCTCGAAGACTTGAAGAAAGAACTGACAAGTCTGAGGGTGGCCAAGGTCACTGGTGGGGCTCCTTCTAAGCTCTCAAAGAT ccgCGTTGTGAGGAAAGCTATTGCCCGTGTGTACATTGTTATGCACCAGAAGCAAAAGGAGAACTTAAGGAAGctctacaaaaataaaaaatacaagcCTTTAGACTTGAGGCCCAAGAAGACCCGCGCCATCCGTCGCGCACTCTCATCACATGAGAGCAAAATCAAGACTCCTAAGGAAATCAGGAAATTGTCAGCCTTCCCACCACGAAAATTTGCACTTAAggcttaa